The genomic stretch TAATATAAATGCAAATATTACAGCTGATGTAACATCAAATAAAGGTTTTAGTGGTATAGTAAAATAACTTTCCAAACCAGATTCCAATTTTATATTGCTTAAAGTAGCAGAACCCAAAAGCGTAGGAAATAGATTTGAAGCTACAAAAAATGCTATACTTCCTGCTATCAATGTAGAAGCATATGATATAATAACTGTAATACCTATTAACTTAGGAGCTCCTTCCGTTAAATTAGCAATACCATACCCTATAAATGTTACTACCATCAAAGGTATAATAAAATTTAAAAATAAACTGAATATCGCACTTATAGTTACAAATATTCTCACTATAGGTGCTGGAAGAAACATACCAACTAATATACCCAAAATTATACCTATTATAATTCTAGGTAAGAGACCTATTTTTTTCATCTGTCTTGCTCCGTAATTTTTTCTATACATAGTATTATATAAATTTTTTCTATGCATTCAATGTATATATATAGAATTTAATTTTTTTTAATGTTTACATTATATTAAACATGTATTTAATACTACATATAAAACATATAATAAACTATATGATTAATATTTAAGGTACATAAAATAGTTTGACAAATTAATCTATTTTTGTATAATTTATACATAAAAATAAAACAGGAAATTAATAAAATGAGAATAGGTAATGGTTACGATTTGCATATACTTACTGAAAATCGTAAGCTAATATTGGCAGGCATTGAAATACCATATGAATTAGGGCTTAAAGGTCATTCCGATGCTGATGCAGTTATTCATGCGGTTATAGATTCTATATTTGGAGCATTAGCTCTTGGAGATATAGGAAGCCATTTTCCAGATAATGATGAAAAATATAAAGACATATCTTCAGTTATTTTATTAAAAGAAACTGTTTCTATAATGAAAGAAAAAAACTATAATATCGGAAATATAGATATTACAATAATTTTGGAAAAACCAAAACTAAGAAATTATATAGATACAATGAGAGAAAATCTATCTAAATTACTATCAACTGATATAGAAAATATTTCAATAAAAGCAAAAACAAATGAAAAGATGGACTCTGTAGGTAAAGGAGAGGCTATTGCTGTTCATTGCGTATGCTTATTAGAAAAAATAAAGTGTTAGGAAAAATAATATATGGCTGCTGCAAAAATTAATACTAAATATTTACTAGACCTTGTTTCAAGAAGTTTTGCTTTAACTATACCTTTACTAGATAAAAATAAAAAAAATAAAGTAGAAGTTCAGTACTTACTTGCAAGGATAATAGATACTATAGAGGATTCAAGCCATACAGCACAGGATAAAGAAACATTAATAACTGGATTTATAAATATTTTAAAATCAGAAAATACTGATAATTTAGAAAACTTTAAAAAGGTAGTTATAGATCATACTATCAATGAAAATGATAAAATATTAATAGAAAATATAGAAGTAGTATTGAAGGCATTTTTTGCTTTTAAACAGGAAATAAAAAATATGTCAGTATCCTATTTAAGAGAAATGGGCTATGGAATGGTATATTATCAGGATCACACTATATCTACATTTGAAGATTTAGACGATTACTGTTATTATGTAGCAGGTACTGTTGGAGTTTATCTTACAGAACTTGTAAAAATGCTTGATAATTTGGAACTAGACAGAGAAAAAGCTAAAAGTTTAGGAAGATTCCTACAAAAAGTAAATATTATAAAAGATGCCAAAATTGATTATAAAGAAAAAAGAGTGTTCTGGCCTTTAACATTATTTGATAATGAAAATCCAGCTCCATATTTTGAAGATGGTGCTTATATGGATAAATCTATGGAAATTTTAAGTAAAATGATAGAGTCAGCTATGCATGAGTTTAAAAACTCCATAGAATACATAATGACTATAGAAAAAAAATCTCTAGGCTACAGACATTTCTGCCTTCTTACAACACTTATGGGATATGAAACCATAAAACTTATGAAAAATAATTATAATATCTTTATGGGCGAAACTATAAAAATACCTAGAAAAACTACTTTAGAAATAGCAGCCAAAGTAAAAGCTGACTTTTATACTAATAAAAAATTAGAAGATTTGCTTGAAAAGGCATTTGCAAAAGAAGCTGAAGAAAAACCTAAAGAAGAAGAATAATTAAATCATTTCTTTTATACTCTCTTAAAAATATATACATATTTTGTATATTGATATAAATGCCGATATATATTAAAATTATGTAAACTTTAAAAAATTCTGGAGTTATGAGTAGTATGTTTAGACTTATTAGTATTGTATTGCTGATTTTTAGTATGGCAGCTGGTATATCATTTGCCCAAACTAATGAAAAAAATGTGTATGAAGGTTCACAGTATATAAGAAATGAAGAAGAAGCAAAAGCAGCTTATACTTTAGCTTTGTATTATAAAGAAAGAGCATTAGCTTCTAAAACGGCAACAGCAGAAACTATTAAAGACTTGGAAAGTGCAAAAGTGATACTTTTAGAAGTTCTTAAATATGTTCAAAATAAAGATATATATATAACATTAGCAGAAACTCATGAAGCTTTGGGAGAATATTATCAAAGTTCAAAAATTTATGATAATTTAGTTCTAAATAACCCTGAAGATACAGAACTGTTAGTTAAAGCAGCCGAAAGAAATATTTTTATAATAAACAATATAGACAAAGCAAGATACTATCTGCAGACTGCTTATGAAATAGATAATACAAATAATGATGCATTGATATTATTAGGTTTTACATACTATCAGAAAAGAGAATTTGAACAGGCTGTATATTATTTTAATAAAGTAAATGAAAATAACAAAGCAAGCAATAATTATATACAGTATTATAATTTTTATTATGGTATGAGCGAGTTTTATTTAAGCAAATTTAATAATGCTCTATTAAGATTAAATAAACTTCAAAATGTTCAGTTAGCTCCTAGTGATGAGTATAGTGCTTCTTATGCAGTAGTAAAAAGCTATCAGGCTTTAGAAAAATATAATGAAGCCTATTCCAACAGTATTATAATTGATGATGCTTTATTTTTAAGTGCATATTTAAGTTTTATGGCTGATAAATATAATAATGAATTATTTGATGAAATAGATCCTTCATACCCTAATACTCCTAAAATATTATCAATAATTATGGAAGCAGAAACTAACGGATACAGCAATGCATTAAATATGATAGAAACTGATTTAGACAGAAGAGAAATAGATTTGGATATTATACAAACATATTATAAAATGATAACTGAAACAGGAAGCAAAGATGATAAAATAAAATCAGAAATGGATATAATATCATTCTATCTTATGATAAAAAATATAGATGCTTTACCTAAACATATAGACAATTTAATAAATTATGATAAAAGCGGAAAGTTTAATAATCTATATCTTCAGGCTGCATTAGAGTTTAAAAACCAAAATAATTATAAATCATCTAAAGAAATGATAGAAAAATATTTATCTTTGGATAATAAAAATATAAAAGAAAATGAATTAGTATCATTGGTATTAACAGCAAGCGATATAGGAGAGGCTAATTTAGCAATAAGTGCCGCTGAAAAATATGAAAAAACACAATATTCATTCAGCTACTTAAAAGCATATGCATCATTTGTTAATAAAGATAGTGAGAATACTATTAAATATTTAAATGAAGACTTTGAATATTTTTCTAATAATAAATCAAACACAAATGATTACAGAATAAATATTCCATATGTAACAGCATTAGCAGCAAATAATAAAGACTCAGCATTGCTTTATGCTAATTATAAATATTCATTAGACACAAACTCAGCAGAAAATATAAACAGCCTATCTTGGGCATTAACTGATTTAGGAGAGGATTTGGACAGAGCAATAAGTCTCTCAAAAAATGCTGTATCATTAGAACCAAAATCTCCTCACTATATAGATACTTTAGGAGTGGCATACTATAAGAAAGGCGATTATGATAATGCTTTAAGAACTTTATTAAAGGCATTATTATATATAGATGAAGGCTCTAAAGCTGAGATATACGCTCATATAGCAGACGCCTATTACGCTAAAAATGATTATAAAAATGCTCTTAAATATTACAGAAAATCAATATCATCTTATGAAAAAGAATTTGATTATGATGAAAATAGAATAAAAGAGAAAATAAAAAGTTTAACTGAGAATAATTAAATAGGTTTTATCATATATAATTTTTAGAAAGAGGATTTACAAATAATGATAAATAAAAATATTATTTTTTTAATTATATTTATATTAGTGTCGTCGGTTACTTTATTTGCTCAAAATGAAAAAGATGTAATGAAAGAAGCTTTTAACAGATTCTCAAAATCTCCTTTTACATCTATATACTCAGCAGGAGGAGCATTTTACAGCGGCGATGATTTAGACCAAATGCCTATGCTTGTTAATTATTATAAAAACAGCAATAATAAATATATGAATGTAGTTGACGGTCTTTTAGGAAGCCTTATATTTGATGCTGAAGTTAATAATAACAATCTTACATTAGATTTACCTGAAGCAGAAACTCCTTTAAAAAGGAATTTTGATGAGTTTGCTTTGGAAGCTCCTATTATGCGTTTTCCAAAAGTTTATGCTGATATACTCGATTATAAATTTATAGACTTATCAAAAAAAATAGTAAGCAGCAATATCACACTTGGAAAAAATTGGCATACTTTACAAATAGGATATATAGACAGAGTAGATACAATAGTTTTTTCAGCTAGCTCATATAGAATAAGGAGTTTTTCTACTGCTTTTATGGATAATGTTATTGATGTACAGTTAGGCTCTTACACTACAGTGAATAATATACCCTACCCTCAGGAGTTTATTATGAAAAGCAAAACTGATAAAAGAGAGATAAGATACAATATTACAAATGTATCAGCAGGCGATAAAGCAAAACAAGATGCTAAAAAACTAGGCTGGTAATAAAATAATGTTTGATTATAATTCTATAAGCTCTATTACAAATATGCAAATAACTGAAGAAAATAAAAATAAACTTTTAAAATATGCAAATCTTGTAATGGATTATAATAAAAATGTTAATATTACAGGTGCTAAAACCACAGAAGATTTTTTTTATGATCATATAGCAGACAGTCTTTTGGCATTAAATATATTTCATGATTATGATAATATAATAGATATAGGAAGCGGAGGCGGACTTCCGTCTATACCGCTTGCTATTATCTATAATAATAAAAAGTTCACATTATGCGAATCCAAAAATAAAAAGTGCGAATTTTTAAGACTTGCCAAAAAAGAATTAGAATTAAACAATATAGAAATAAAATGCATCAATGCTTATGAGATAAAAGAAAAATACGATACAGTAACTTCAAGAGCTTTTTCTGATATATCTACACTTATAAAAATTTTTAATAAACTTAAAAAAAATAAAAATTCAAAACTAGTATTGTATAAAGGCAAAATGGAAAAAATAGAAGAAGAACTATCCAATATTCAAAAAAATAAATATAATATAGAAATACTAAAATTATTGAGTAAAGATAAAGAACGCCATATATTAATTATTTCTTAATTTGCTTCATTATTATCACTTTTAGTGGCAGTTTTTAAATCTACACCAAGCATAAATAAAAATATAAAACCTATTATAATTATAGGCACTATTCCCATCATATGATAAACAAGAGCATAAGGAGCAGCAACAGTTCTGTCTACCCCTATTAAAGAAAGCCCAAATATAATAGCCCATTCAAAAGGTCCTATTCCAGAAGGAGCAGAAGGCACAGCAAAACCAAAACCTCCTACAGCAAATACAAATAATGCTATTATAGGAGAAGCCTTAATATCAAAAGCCATAAGAAGAAAACTTATAGTAAGTATCTGCCCTATAAGATAAAGAATAGTATAGAAAAATATTAAAAATATATGTTTAGCATCATTTTTAAATCCTATACCGTCTATAAAATTGCATGAAAATAAAATAAGTTTGTCTCCAATATTTTTAGGAAGTATACCAAATACTTTATGAAATACCTTATGAGCAAAATCACGCTTCCAAACCAAAAATATTAATACCAAAAAACCAACTATAGATAAAACAAATAAAGCAATGGCAGCATATGTAACAGTTGAAGGCAGATTAGGTATAAATATAACTGAAAGACAAAGTATAACTCCTCCCGTTATAACATCAAATAATCTTTCAGTAACAACTGAAGCTATCAATGCCGACTTGCTCACATCCTCTTTTACACCCAAAATATAAGCACGTGCCACCTCTCCGAGTTTGGCAGGAAGTATATTATTTCCCATATATCCTATATATGTAGCCATCACAACGGTTCTTTTTTTTATATGTTTCTTAAGAGGTATAAAACATTCCCATCTTAAGCCTCTTAATGCTATTATAACAACGCTTAATATGAGAGAAATAACAAAATATAAAATATTAATATTTTTTACTACTTCTAATGATTCTTTTATATTAATGCCTCTAAAAGCAAAATACAGACATACTATACTAATAACAATTCCTGCTATAACTTGTATAATAGTTTTATGTGTTTTATTCATCAGAAATATCCATTATCTTACAAAATTTTTCATTAAAGCAATAAAGTTATCAAAATCATTAAGCATATGTTTTGCAATGTCCAAATTAAATTTAGGTAAATACTGAATTTTATTTGCATTACTTATTTCTATTTTTGTACCATTTCCGCAGTCTTCAAGTATATTCTTTACTATAGTAGTCAAATCTAAAACAGCATTATAAACACTAAGAATTATTTTGTTTCCTTCAGCATCTATTTTATTAACCATAGTTTCTATCAAATCTCTATTAGCATTAGCCTTATTTTTAGAAACTATCCAGCCTTTAAGACGCTTAAAGTTCTCAGATTCCGGACTTAATGTAGTATCAAATTTCTGTATAACTTCCCTAGCATCGTTCAATATATAAAAGGCATCTAATCCTAATGAGTTTCTATCTTTATGAACAAACTCAGCACCCAAAAACATATCATTAAGCGGATCTTTATAATTTACATCAAACATCTCTATAATAAAAGTTTTTATATACTGAAGCGGCTCTACACAAGTAAATATAGGGCAGTCAAATTTTTCAAGCTGCTCATTTTTCTCTTCATTAACATTTGATAGTTTTAATATTTCTATACCGCTGAACATTTTATTACGCATTCCGGCTATTTTACTGCTCTTTATATCAGCAACTATACTGTCCATATCTTTTTTAAGATTATTAGTGAAGTCTGTAATATAATTTACAAATATATTCACATTTGAAGGACTTACTGTGCATTTGTATGTAAAATCTTTAAGCAGATATACTATAATATCATGAAGCAAATTAGGAGTTTGCAAATATTTTACCCTAGCAAGAAAAGATTTGATATTTTTTTCCGGTATAGCAGGAACGCCTAAATACTGCTGAAAAACATTTAAAGCAGATAAAAGTTCTTTTCTTATTACTATAGAACTAACCGCATAATCCAATTTTACCAAGTCATCAACTATCTGTATATTAGAACTAGGCTTAAACTGAGGATTAGAACTATAAGCACCGTCTACAAATGAAGGACAGAAAGCTCTTAGAAATAGGAAGAAATCGAAATTTGAAAGCTGAGCAAAGTCTTTTAGAAGATTAAATGTCAAATTTATCTCCTTACCGTTTTCGCCGCTTATATATTTTTTAAACTTCACAAAATTATTTTTTACTTCGCTGAATACTGAATTAGGATTATTTCCCTCCTGTATTTTAGCAAGCATATAATCTCTATTTAAAGTCGAATATATTTCTTTAATCTCGCTGCTGAAAGAAAACTCTATTAAATAATACGAAAACTGCTTTCCGTCTTTTACTATAAACTCTTCTTTTAGAGGAGCAAGCAGAGGACCTATAACCTTATACATTTCAAATATAAATTTAGCACAAGCAGCTGTAAGAGCTTTTGTTTTCAAATCTACAAAATCATATTTCTGCTTTGATATTCTGTCCGAATACTCTTCCATACGCATTTTTTCTACTAATTCGGGTGTTCTTATGTTAAATAAATTGTACTTAATATAATCAAAAAAATTCACTGTTACGATACCCCATTAACGTTTTTTCAAATTTTAGATACCATATAGTATACTAAATTAACTAATATTTAAATGTTTTTAAACAAATTTTTCCTATTAAAAAATATCTATTCTTTAATAGCATTCAAAGCATTTTTAGCTTCTTCATAATTATTATCTATTTCTAAAGACTTTTCAAAATTTTCTGCTGCAAGTTTTTTATTTCCAGTAGCAGCATGTATTAAACCTATATTATAATATACTAATTTATTATTCTTATCAACATCTAAAGCCTTTTCTAAATATCTTATTGCCATTTTATTACTATTTTTTTTCTTATAGCAGGAAGATATATTGCATAAAACATAAGGATTAAGCCCCTCATAATTGGCATTAACCTCATGAAAAAGCGAAAGTGCCTTATCATAATCCTCATTGTGATGATATATGCATCCAAGCAGATTAATAATATCGTTTGTAGGCTTAGCATTATATGCAAAATTAGCATATTCCAACGCTATATCATACTCTCTCCAAGCAAATGACTGAAAAGCTATATATGAACATCTTTTATAATCTTTCGGTCTTATTTTTGTATTTCTGGATAATTCCAATGCCTTTTCTAAATATACTTTTCTATTTATTTTATCCATAACAGCCATATATTCATATACAAAAGCATTTTCTTTACCATTTGCTATAAGTTTATTAAAATAACT from Brachyspira murdochii DSM 12563 encodes the following:
- the ispF gene encoding 2-C-methyl-D-erythritol 2,4-cyclodiphosphate synthase, producing the protein MRIGNGYDLHILTENRKLILAGIEIPYELGLKGHSDADAVIHAVIDSIFGALALGDIGSHFPDNDEKYKDISSVILLKETVSIMKEKNYNIGNIDITIILEKPKLRNYIDTMRENLSKLLSTDIENISIKAKTNEKMDSVGKGEAIAVHCVCLLEKIKC
- a CDS encoding squalene/phytoene synthase family protein translates to MAAAKINTKYLLDLVSRSFALTIPLLDKNKKNKVEVQYLLARIIDTIEDSSHTAQDKETLITGFINILKSENTDNLENFKKVVIDHTINENDKILIENIEVVLKAFFAFKQEIKNMSVSYLREMGYGMVYYQDHTISTFEDLDDYCYYVAGTVGVYLTELVKMLDNLELDREKAKSLGRFLQKVNIIKDAKIDYKEKRVFWPLTLFDNENPAPYFEDGAYMDKSMEILSKMIESAMHEFKNSIEYIMTIEKKSLGYRHFCLLTTLMGYETIKLMKNNYNIFMGETIKIPRKTTLEIAAKVKADFYTNKKLEDLLEKAFAKEAEEKPKEEE
- a CDS encoding tetratricopeptide repeat protein, producing MFRLISIVLLIFSMAAGISFAQTNEKNVYEGSQYIRNEEEAKAAYTLALYYKERALASKTATAETIKDLESAKVILLEVLKYVQNKDIYITLAETHEALGEYYQSSKIYDNLVLNNPEDTELLVKAAERNIFIINNIDKARYYLQTAYEIDNTNNDALILLGFTYYQKREFEQAVYYFNKVNENNKASNNYIQYYNFYYGMSEFYLSKFNNALLRLNKLQNVQLAPSDEYSASYAVVKSYQALEKYNEAYSNSIIIDDALFLSAYLSFMADKYNNELFDEIDPSYPNTPKILSIIMEAETNGYSNALNMIETDLDRREIDLDIIQTYYKMITETGSKDDKIKSEMDIISFYLMIKNIDALPKHIDNLINYDKSGKFNNLYLQAALEFKNQNNYKSSKEMIEKYLSLDNKNIKENELVSLVLTASDIGEANLAISAAEKYEKTQYSFSYLKAYASFVNKDSENTIKYLNEDFEYFSNNKSNTNDYRINIPYVTALAANNKDSALLYANYKYSLDTNSAENINSLSWALTDLGEDLDRAISLSKNAVSLEPKSPHYIDTLGVAYYKKGDYDNALRTLLKALLYIDEGSKAEIYAHIADAYYAKNDYKNALKYYRKSISSYEKEFDYDENRIKEKIKSLTENN
- the rsmG gene encoding 16S rRNA (guanine(527)-N(7))-methyltransferase RsmG — translated: MFDYNSISSITNMQITEENKNKLLKYANLVMDYNKNVNITGAKTTEDFFYDHIADSLLALNIFHDYDNIIDIGSGGGLPSIPLAIIYNNKKFTLCESKNKKCEFLRLAKKELELNNIEIKCINAYEIKEKYDTVTSRAFSDISTLIKIFNKLKKNKNSKLVLYKGKMEKIEEELSNIQKNKYNIEILKLLSKDKERHILIIS
- a CDS encoding lysylphosphatidylglycerol synthase transmembrane domain-containing protein, whose translation is MNKTHKTIIQVIAGIVISIVCLYFAFRGINIKESLEVVKNINILYFVISLILSVVIIALRGLRWECFIPLKKHIKKRTVVMATYIGYMGNNILPAKLGEVARAYILGVKEDVSKSALIASVVTERLFDVITGGVILCLSVIFIPNLPSTVTYAAIALFVLSIVGFLVLIFLVWKRDFAHKVFHKVFGILPKNIGDKLILFSCNFIDGIGFKNDAKHIFLIFFYTILYLIGQILTISFLLMAFDIKASPIIALFVFAVGGFGFAVPSAPSGIGPFEWAIIFGLSLIGVDRTVAAPYALVYHMMGIVPIIIIGFIFLFMLGVDLKTATKSDNNEAN
- a CDS encoding DUF5312 family protein, encoding MNFFDYIKYNLFNIRTPELVEKMRMEEYSDRISKQKYDFVDLKTKALTAACAKFIFEMYKVIGPLLAPLKEEFIVKDGKQFSYYLIEFSFSSEIKEIYSTLNRDYMLAKIQEGNNPNSVFSEVKNNFVKFKKYISGENGKEINLTFNLLKDFAQLSNFDFFLFLRAFCPSFVDGAYSSNPQFKPSSNIQIVDDLVKLDYAVSSIVIRKELLSALNVFQQYLGVPAIPEKNIKSFLARVKYLQTPNLLHDIIVYLLKDFTYKCTVSPSNVNIFVNYITDFTNNLKKDMDSIVADIKSSKIAGMRNKMFSGIEILKLSNVNEEKNEQLEKFDCPIFTCVEPLQYIKTFIIEMFDVNYKDPLNDMFLGAEFVHKDRNSLGLDAFYILNDAREVIQKFDTTLSPESENFKRLKGWIVSKNKANANRDLIETMVNKIDAEGNKIILSVYNAVLDLTTIVKNILEDCGNGTKIEISNANKIQYLPKFNLDIAKHMLNDFDNFIALMKNFVR
- a CDS encoding tetratricopeptide repeat protein, with translation MASKYAKQLNKYNAILEKKPNDPYTLSILARIALKEARLKDAEEYYNSILLNCPDYPEALYMTAFFYMKKNQYDAALSYFNKLIANGKENAFVYEYMAVMDKINRKVYLEKALELSRNTKIRPKDYKRCSYIAFQSFAWREYDIALEYANFAYNAKPTNDIINLLGCIYHHNEDYDKALSLFHEVNANYEGLNPYVLCNISSCYKKKNSNKMAIRYLEKALDVDKNNKLVYYNIGLIHAATGNKKLAAENFEKSLEIDNNYEEAKNALNAIKE